GGGGTCTGTCTGGCAGCTCTGGCCGCCTGCAATCGAAGCCTCATTTCGGGGAAGGTGGTCAATATCAAGGGAGAAGCCCTTCCGGGCGTAGCGGTGCAGGTTGAGGGCGCTCGGTACCAGGCGCTCACCGATGGGTTGGGGCAATACCGGATACCTTACGTTCCCGGCGAAGTCGTCCTGCACTTCATGAAGACCGGTTATACGCCAGGCACCTTGGTGCTGTCCGCCAGTTCTCCCCGGGAAATCGAAGCCCAGGCAGTCTCTTTGTGGGAATTGCCCCTTGATAAGGGCGTTTACCTCTACGAAGACTACCGGTACCGCGAAACCACCAAGGTCGCCCCGGAGCAGTTCCTCTCGAAGGAGCGGCGCGCGGTCTACGCCACCCGGCGATGGCCCGAGGTCGAGACCATGGCGACGACGCCCCTGCTCCTGTGTTACAAGATGCCCGACTGGGATGTGCGCTTCTGCCGCATGGAGATGAAGGAGCTGTACGTTCCCCTTCCCGGGGGCGGTCTGGAAGAAGCCCAGGTATTGGCCCAGATCAAGACCATCCCCGTTCGGCTGCTTGCCATCGACCAACCCGACCGGCTC
The sequence above is a segment of the Candidatus Hydrogenedentota bacterium genome. Coding sequences within it:
- a CDS encoding carboxypeptidase-like regulatory domain-containing protein encodes the protein MKRIIVAGVCLAALAACNRSLISGKVVNIKGEALPGVAVQVEGARYQALTDGLGQYRIPYVPGEVVLHFMKTGYTPGTLVLSASSPREIEAQAVSLWELPLDKGVYLYEDYRYRETTKVAPEQFLSKERRAVYATRRWPEVETMATTPLLLCYKMPDWDVRFCRMEMKELYVPLPGGGLEEAQVLAQIKTIPVRLLAIDQPDRLLYQLELSEPLKPGTYAVHWGALDGATENDPRIFMFSVVDYTLTAPSEKPAEGQEKEAAQKSEPVETPPSQESNENIPDVD